From Triticum aestivum cultivar Chinese Spring chromosome 4A, IWGSC CS RefSeq v2.1, whole genome shotgun sequence, a single genomic window includes:
- the LOC123085231 gene encoding protein NRT1/ PTR FAMILY 8.3 — MGSSLGGEEEERILLARATPPENFDEYTGDGSVDFRGHPILKHNTGNWRACSLILGTEVCERLAYYGISKSLVTYLSTRLHEGNVSAARNFTTWQGTCYLTPLIGATLADSYWGKYRTIAVFSTIYFLGMSALTLSALVPYLQPPQCIGSFCPKPALHQYLIYFVGLYMIALGAGGIKPCVSSFGADQFDDTDSVERTKKGAFFNWFYFSINIGSLISGTVLIWVQEKYGYGIGFAIPTFFIALAIGSFFLGSEVYRFQIPGGSPLTRACQVVVAAIYKRNVDLPVDSSLLYECHGKRSAIEGSRKLEHSSEFSFLDKSAVILRSECGDIHNPWRLCTVTQIEELKILMRMFPIWATGIVFFTVCAQNSSMFIEQGMALNNQVGSFKIPPATLSSLDVISIVVWVPIYERFIVPIARRLTGKERGFSELQRMGIGLFVSTIAVAVAALVEIKRLESARSEGLVHQKVPVSMSILWQAPQYLLIGVGEVFTSIGQAEFFYNQSPDSMRSLCSAFALVTVSLGSYLSSFILTLVSYLTTRGEQMGWIPDNLNEGHLDRFFWLIAGLSSLNFLAFLYFAQQYKCKKASVL, encoded by the exons ATGGGTTCGTCGctggggggagaggaggaggaacggATCCTGCTAGCGCGCGCGACGCCGCCGGAG AACTTTGATGAATACACAGGCGATGGCTCAGTTGATTTCAGAGGCCACCCTATTTTAAAGCATAATACAGGCAACTGGAGAGCATGCTCATTGATTCTTG GAACTGAAGTGTGCGAACGCTTAGCCTACTATGGGATCTCCAAAAGTTTGGTCACTTATCTTTCAACTAGACTGCATGAAGGCAATGTGTCTGCAGCTAGAAACTTCACAACCTGGCAAGGAACTTGTTATCTCACACCACTTATTGGAGCAACCTTAGCAGATTCTTACTGGGGAAAGTATCGGACTATTGCTGTTTTCTCAACTATTTACTTTCTT GGGATGTCAGCATTGACGCTTTCAGCATTGGTTCCTTATCTCCAGCCCCCTCAATGTATTGGGTCTTTTTGTCCAAAACCAGCCTTACACCAGTATTTGATATACTTCGTTGGACTATACATGATTGCTTTAGGGGCTGGAGGTATCAAGCCATGTGTTTCGTCCTTCGGTGCAGACCAATTTGATGATACCGATTCAGTTGAGCGAACAAAGAAAGGCGCTTTCTTCAATTGGTTTTATTTCTCCATAAATATCGGTTCATTGATCTCTGGCACTGTTCTTATTTGGGTACAAGAAAAATATGGATATGGTATTGGATTTGCAATCCCTACCTTTTTCATTGCCCTAGCTATCGGAAGCTTTTTTCTAGGCTCAGAGGTATACAGATTTCAGATACCTGGAGGAAGCCCTCTTACAAGAGCATGCCAGGTAGTTGTTGCAGCCATTTACAAGCGAAATGTGGACTTGCCAGTTGATAGTTCTCTTCTCTATGAGTGTCATGGTAAGAGATCAGCTATCGAGGGGAGCCGCAAGCTGGAGCACAGCAGTGAATTCAG TTTCCTTGACAAATCTGCAGTCATTTTGCGGAGTGAATGCGGCGATATTCATAATCCTTGGAGGCTTTGCACTGTCACACAGATTGAAGAGCTCAAAATATTAATGAGGATGTTTCCAATCTGGGCAACGGGCATCGTGTTCTTCACTGTCTGCGCTCAGAATTCATCAATGTTCATAGAGCAAGGGATGGCACTCAACAACCAAGTGGGATCATTCAAGATCCCGCCAGCCACCCTGTCGTCCTTGGACGTAATCAGCATCGTCGTTTGGGTCCCTATTTATGAGAGATTCATCGTGCCGATAGCCAGGAGATTGACTGGTAAGGAGAGGGGCTTCTCGGAGCTCCAGCGCATGGGGATCGGTCTTTTTGTGTCCACCATCGCAGTGGCAGTCGCAGCATTGGTCGAGATCAAGCGCCTGGAGAGCGCAAGATCCGAGGGCCTGGTCCATCAGAAGGTGCCTGTTTCCATGAGCATTCTCTGGCAAGCGCCTCAGTACCTGCTGATCGGTGTCGGCGAGGTGTTCACGTCCATCGGTCAGGCTGAGTTCTTCTACAACCAGTCTCCAGACTCCATGAGAAGCCTGTGCTCGGCTTTTGCCCTTGTCACCGTGTCGCTCGGAAGCTATCTTAGCTCGTTCATACTGACCCTGGTGTCGTATCTTACGACGAGGGGGGAGCAGATGGGGTGGATTCCTGACAACCTGAACGAAGGCCACCTTGACCGCTTCTTCTGGCTCATTGCTGGCCTCAGCTCCCTGAATTTTCTTGCTTTCCTTTATTTTGCACAGCAGTACAAGTGCAAGAAAGCTTCTGTACTTTAA
- the LOC123081781 gene encoding protein NRT1/ PTR FAMILY 8.3 → MASLKENLQLEEPLLEDSAVHRGDRVVDIKGTTTPITKHRTGSWKACKFILVTECFEELAYYGIQFNLVTFLKTILQESNVSAARNYTNWQGTCYIAPLVGAIVADSYLGRYLTTLAFFAVYLIGMAAMSVSASFPAACAGLDCPQDAGSSPSSQSAVFFLGLYMMAIGAGGIKPCVSSFGADQFDDGVPAERLKKNSFFNWFFFSIYIGSFVSGAVVVWVQDHCGWVVGLWIPTLFIALAIASFLLGSGSYRVQKPLGSPLARVSQVVVAAVRKRNVGLPRDASLLHELPEVESMAESDGTKKLQHTPVLSFLDKAAVVSSAEELYSDPWRLCTVTQVEELKIVIGMLPIWATGIVYFSVLAQFSSTFLEQGRMMDTAVGTFSIPPASLASFDAVSVILFVPVYDRVLIPAARRFTGNERGFSELQRFGVGLFLSVLVMAAAAAVEARRLALDRAAAAPMCILWQVPQYLLVGASVVFACVGQSEFFYNEAPESMRSLCSALGLLTVSLGSYLSSLVVTVVSGVTTRGGGPGWIPDDLNEGHLDRFFWLIAALSALNLAAFVWCAKRYKCKNVS, encoded by the exons ATGGCGTCTCTCAAGGAAAACTTGCAGCTGGAGGAACCACTTCTTGAG GATTCTGCGGTACACAGAGGGGACCGTGTTGTTGACATCAAAGGAACAACAACTCCTATAACCAAGCACCGTACCGGCAGTTGGAAAGCATGCAAGTTCATCTTAG TGACTGAATGCTTCGAGGAGCTAGCGTACTACGGGATCCAGTTCAACCTGGTAACTTTCCTCAAGACGATCCTGCAGGAGAGCAATGTGTCGGCGGCGAGGAACTACACCAACTGGCAGGGCACTTGCTACATCGCCCCCCTCGTCGGAGCGATCGTCGCCGACTCCTACCTCGGCAGATACCTCACCACGCTGGCCTTCTTCGCAGTTTACCTAATT GGAATGGCTGCGATGTCAGTTTCGGCGTCGTTCCCGGCGGCGTGCGCCGGGCTCGACTGCCCGCAGGACGCTGGCTCGTCGCCCTCGTCCCAGTCCGCCGTGTTCTTCCTCGGGCTGTACATGATGGCCATCGGGGCCGGCGGCATCAAGCCCTGCGTCTCCTCCTTCGGCGCCGACCAGTTCGACGACGGCGTCCCGGCGGAGAGGCTGAAAAAGAACTCCTTCTTCAACTGGTTCTTCTTCTCCATCTACATCGGCAGCTTCGTCTCCGGCGCCGTCGTCGTGTGGGTGCAGGACCACTGCGGGTGGGTCGTCGGCCTCTGGATCCCCACCCTGTTCATCGCGCTGGCCATCGCGAGCTTCTTGCTGGGCTCCGGCTCGTACAGGGTGCAGAAGCCTCTGGGAAGCCCGCTGGCAAGAGTTTCCCAGGTCGTCGTCGCGGCCGTGCGGAAACGGAACGTGGGTTTGCCGCGTGATGCTTCTCTCCTCCACGAGCTACCGGAGGTTGAATCAATGGCGGAGTCCGACGGTACCAAGAAATTGCAGCATACACCAGTGCTCAGTTTCCTGGACAAGGCTGCGGTGGTCTCTTCGGCCGAGGAGCTTTACTCGGATCCATGGAGGCTTTGCACCGTCACGCAAGTTGAGGAGCTCAAGATCGTGATCGGCATGCTCCCAATCTGGGCCACCGGCATCGTCTACTTCTCCGTGCTCGCGCAGTTCTCCTCGACGTTCCTGGAGCAAGGGAGGATGATGGACACGGCGGTGGGCACCTTCTCCATCCCTCCGGCGTCCCTAGCCTCCTTCGACGCCGTCAGCGTCATCCTCTTCGTGCCCGTCTACGACAGGGTGCTCATCCCGGCGGCGCGGAGGTTCACCGGCAACGAGCGGGGGTTCTCGGAGCTGCAGCGGTTCGGCGTCGGCCTATTCCTCTCCGTGCTGGTcatggcggccgcggcggcggtcgaggcgcggcggctggcgctggaccgggcggcggcggcgccgatgtGCATCCTGTGGCAGGTGCCGCAGTACCTCCTGGTGGGCGCGAGCGTGGTGTTCGCGTGCGTGGGGCAGTCGGAGTTCTTCTACAACGAGGCGCCGGAGTCGATGCGGAGCCTCTGCTCCGCGCTGGGGCTCCTCACGGTGTCGCTGGGGAGCTACCTGAGCTCGCTCGTGGTGACCGTCGTGTCCGGCGTCACGACGAGGGGCGGCGGGCCCGGGTGGATACCGGATGACCTCAACGAGGGCCACCTCGACCGCTTCTTCTGGCTCATCGCCGCGCTTAGCGCGCTCAATCTCGCGGCTTTCGTCTGGTGTGCCAAGAGATACAAGTGCAAGAATGTCTCTTGA